A window of Solanum stenotomum isolate F172 chromosome 9, ASM1918654v1, whole genome shotgun sequence genomic DNA:
ATCTTATTTAACTTTCTTTCtaaatatattaagaaattaaatagTGAATAATTCTTTATCTAATTAGTACTTACTTGGGTATTTTAGATACTCAATCAAGGAGAAATAGATAGTTTACTTGTCTAATTGTTTTACCATTTAATAACACACATGTTgcgttacatatatatatttcaaacatGTTACATTTATgttgttatattttatatttaattatattataatatggtaaaaatagtttaaatataaccTATTTTTCTACttgaaaaacaaatattatttagCGTGAAACACAATCGATTAATGTTGTGGAGTATTATTAAATACTCCATTTGTCGGAGGTGACTTACGCCAAATAAAAACTCCCGAATGAGAATTATTATATACTTCATTTGTTTTAAATCCTTTGTCTAATTTAACTTGATACTaagtttttaagaaaattttaccaaaacaaaagtttaagaaaatatattttttttttttgaattttatgattttacgCTAAAGATATGTAAAGTGTATATTCGTTaatcttgtggctttaaacatgTGACgtgaaaatttataattaaatagttgCTAAAAGACACGTTTTTATTTCTTAGACTGATAAAAGAATGATGaatttctttatttgacaaatatttttaataacaCTATCAATATTTTACTTATGTTGGATATTACTTATTACACAAAAATTCTGCGAAAGTGAACTTTcatttaaaatgttattattttagcATAATTTTAGAATATTGCTCGtgatttatttcttaaacttcgtgctcGATCAATTCTGTTAATAGGACCCACGGGCCGAGAGAGTCCACGTCAGCTTACCATCTCGTTGTCAGTCAGAATCTGTGGCTagtatcaaaattttcaattattgcAATCTGCCACCAATAGTATAAAGGTACTTCAACTTTTGTCTacaagttttgaaaaattatttgaaaaaatgaataactcttttatacaagaaaattttgacaaaatatcattaattaaaagGTTATTAATGTTTTCGAATTATATTTGAAAGGTTGGCTAAATTTGATTACCGGCtcaaaaattgtcaaaaatacCCAATTTTTATGCATTTGACTAAATACGAATTTTATTGATTGAGTATTTTTAGAACGTATCTTAAaaatgttatgattttttataactaaaaacaaatattaagtataaaatgaaaattataaaaatttctaaCATCTAATGGTATCAATTTTTTTGCTTACAAAGGTATGACTTTCATACTGTCAtgttataaattaaaagaacaataatatattcaatataatttacGAATAAAATTTGAGAATAATAAAATGTACATTGATCTTATTCCTATTTTTATAggatagaaaaattatttctaataagCCATCgattcaaataaaagaaaatcaagtatatttgtaagaaaaatgtgaaaatacaCTAGCAAGATACAAACCAATCAACATAAACgtaattgatttttctttcaatatttttacaatttctttcatttttaatttacaagTGGAATCCAGGAAAAAATGACGTGTACAAAGTCTCATCTTTATTGCGAACTTAGAAAGACTGTTTATAAACCTCCGATTTAAGGAAAGTATTAATTGAACataccaaataaataaaaacaatgtTTTTGAGTATAATATAAAGTAGATACTTgttaattgaattgaatttatatactttttttagtatttcatttaCTAACCTTCTAAGATGAAATTATGCCACTAACCATATTTTGAGTGAAATATAATATTACAACTCTACCCTTGAATCTAAATCTCAATAATTCACTCTACATTTAGGTAACTAACCAAAAACTATTCCAAATGTGGCACAAAGGGTAAAACAGTCATAAAAATTAACCAAATTTTGAAGTTACCAAATTCTTCACGTCAAACCTACTATATCCTAGCTGTTACATGTGTCACTCTATAATTGACTAAAATATCCTAAACGATTCTTCTAATCCATTACGATCTCTCCACGTGTCAAAATAGCAAAACCATGGCCGTTAGATCATAACAACCCTATGTTCTACCAATACGTTGTGGTGCCGTGGTGAGGTCTCGGGTTTGTATGAAGAAAGTTCTGTTAGGAGCGTTATCCAGAATAGGTTTGTAGGGCGCGGTTCAAATTTAGATATGGTTTTAATGTAGACTTCGAACACAAaacgaaaaaagaaaattatgttgtataaaaaaaataaccattTTACCCTTGAACCAACTATAAATTCATGCTAATAGCCTCCATTCAGAAAGATTAGTGAAAAAACCCCATTGAttctctgttttttttcttcagtaaacaaaaaaaaaaattttccTTTCCAATTTTTGGAGAGAAAATCCAGCTAGGGAATGCAGAGAGATGAGAGGCTCTCGATTTTCTAATCCCCTTTTTTACGCCGGAAATATCCAAAAATCAGTCGCCGGCGGCAGGAATTGCCACCGGAAACACGTAGAAGACGGGTGAATCAATCACCCGTTTTCGCCTTCTCCGTTCACCAAATCTCTTTTTATTAACAGATTCAAACACCCTTTTCAATCTTTAGTCTCTTTTTTCAATCAATttggaacaaaaaaaaaaaatggctcCGGAAGAGAAATGTGGAGCTTTGAAGGGAAAATATGAACTTGGTCGGCTTTTAGGCCATGGAACATTCGCGAAAGTTTATCACGCACGAAACGTGCAGAATGGTAAAAATGTTGCCATGAAAGTAGTGGGGAAAGAGAAAGTCATTAAAGTCGGTATGATGGATCAGATCAAGCGAGAAATCTCGGTAATGAAAATGGTGAAAAACCCGAATATAGTTGAGCTCCACGAAGTCATGGCGAGTAAAACTAAGATTTACTTCGCCATGGAGTTCGTTAGAGGAGGTGAGCTTTTTGCGAAGATCGCGAAAGGCAAGCTGAGAGAGGATGTTGCTAGAGGTTACTTCCAGCAACTGATCTCAGCTATCGATTTCTGTCATAGCAGAGGAGTATTTCATCGCGATTTGAAACCTGAGAACTTGTTGTTAGATGAAGAAGGAAATCTCAAAGTGACTGATTTCGGGCTAAGTGCATTTACAGAACATTTAAGACAGGACGGATTGCTTCACACAACTTGTGGAACTCCGGCTTATGTTGCCCCTGAAGTTATTGGTAAAAAAGGGTACGATGGTTCAAAAGCGGATATTTGGTCCTGTGGAGTAATCCTCTATGTTTTATTAGCCGGTTTTTTACCATTTCAAGAAGAAAACATCATGGCGATGTATAAGAAGATTTATAGGGGTGATTTCAAATGTCCACCTTGGTTTTCTTCTGAAGCTAGGAGGTTGATCACGAAGATGTTGGATCCGAATCCCAATTCAAGAATCACCACCTCGAAGATCATGGATTCGTCATGGTTCAAGAAATCAATCCCAAGGACATTAAGGAACAAAGATGAGGAAGAATTTGCATTTGCCTCAGATAAGGCTTGTAAAGAAGTTGAGACAATGAACGCGTTTCATATCATTTCGTTATCTGAAGGGTTTGATTTGTCACCATTGTTCGAAGAGAATAAGAGGAATGAGAAAGAACATATGAGATTCGCGACTACTAGGTCAGCAAGTAGTGTGATATCTAAGCTTGAGGAGGTAGCAAAGACATCGAATTTCAGTGTAAAAAAGAGTGATTCATGTGTAAGGCTACAAGGACAAGTGATTGGGAGAAAAGGGAAATTGGGAATTGCTGCTGATATATTTGCTGTGACAAATTCATTTCTAGTTGTGGAAGTGAATAAAGCTAGTGGTGATACATTGGAGTATAATCAATTCTGCAGTAAAGAGCTTAGACCAGCACTTAAGGATATTGTTTGGACATCATCTACACATACTTGAAGGATAAAATAAGGTGTAGATTTGGGAATTTTATTTAGTTGTGTTTGTTTTCATGTTGTTAATTAgagttttattaatttagagGCTCAAGAAAGTTTCTTGAATTGTTGAATGAATGTCTTTTGTGTTTGTTTTGCAAATTTGCATCTACTTTTAGTTGTTGTTCTAAAATTGTGTGTTTGTTGTAAATTGTGATGtttcttttgattcaaattTGAGTGTTAGAATCAATTTTACAACATCTTGATGCAACTTGCAAGTAGGGATAGAGCTAGAAGGCAACGCagatacaacaacaatatattcagtgtaattCCATAAATGATCTGGAAAGGGCAGTGTGTGCGCATTTTTACTCCTATATATCTTCAAAAAGTAGAGAGATTATTCTCAATAGAAGCTCAGCTCAAGATTGAGATGTTGTTTATAATAAATCATTAATCTGAATGTGACATAGTTATCAAAAACATGTATACAAATTAGATTTAAAATCTAATTATGACCACATAAtaatatcattattttaaaatttagaactcATAAATTCAAATCCGCTTTTGGAGAAAGTGTTTGTTATAAGTCCAATGAAAACACTTCTCTGGTAGGCAAATGACCATAGATCATATTGTCTTCTTTGTGATGTTGAGAGGTGCAAATGACCATATATCATAGTCTTCTTTGTGATGTTGAGAGGTGCAATGTATTTGTTTAACCTTAGTATTGTCCACCAATGTGATAGTTaaacaaattagaaataatattaatattttaggATGAGGAATTTAAAAATGGAAGGATAAAATTATTGTGAGGCTGGTGTGTAGTTGTTGTTGGCCTTTTCTATTCATCTCAAAGAAGAGTGGATTTATCAAATTAGAATAGACTACCACCTTCTTTTAATTTGGTGCCGTTCGTTATCTATTGCCATTTGATATCTATTTTAAAGTTTCGATAAAATTTGATCGTGTTATATAAAGATcactaaaaggaaaagtaaaaactGAGTTATTCTTGTTCAATAGGCGTTAATTGACATTTCTTTGTCGATAACTAACATGGTAGTTGTGTGTTGATTGAGATCTccaaaggttttttttttaattatatattatatattattcttattttatatatatagatatatatatttgcaatGCGAGTTGATAATGTTTTCATACAATTAATCAAATAATGTACATACAACTTAAGTAAAACTTtatattgagattttttttctaatatggTAAACCAAACCAAtcgataaaaattaaaatgtaaagaATCAACTATGCTACTCGattgtttcaaaaatattattaaaatataatactttactcatattttaaaaaagttcgAGCAACATTGAAACTAGAATTGACCATCAACTTGGGTCATTGAAGACATATGTAAGATGTAGATTTAGATCTATCTACATGGAGATTAGAATTGCATAAAAATAATCAAGTTCAATATTTATACATTAAACATCATGTGCATGAAAAATATATCGAGACTAAtacttataattaaatattgaataaatttaatcTCAAATTTTATAATGTAATAACCTCCCTAATCCCTACAAAAAGGGCTTCTTAGCCAAGAGGAGCTTGATTAATTTAGATTCGCATCGAAAAGTTCTACTTTAAGGAATAAAGCgtttttttaccaaaaacgaCTACATATCCAAGGTTGGAAGTAAAAATTCtgattaaaaacaaaaaggtaCTTATCACACTGTCACCATTGCTTGAATTTCCAaaatcacatatatttttttaatttttagcttCAAATACTTGTCCATCTGGGCTCTCATGAGTCATTTCTTTTGTCCTACTATGAAGTACCAACTTGTTTTTTTACTACATTTGCTGTTTTTCTTTGGAGTGACTTGTGTGTTATcaaggaaaaagataaatacTTTACTATTTTCTGCTTtccctataaataaaatataaataagtatataaGAAAATGGTAACTACGAAAAAGCCACTTCAAAATTATTGTCTTCCAAGAAGATGAAATGAAAATATCTCCATGTTATTTTATGAAGGATTCTGAGTGTTTAATTCACCAAGTCATCAGAAGGTCACACATTCGATTATAGAACTAATCTATTGGAgaaatataaagtaaaattgtgtaaattttttatagaaataTATGATAATGTTATTTACAATAGATCCTTGAAGTCCGATTTCATAACAAGGAGCTTAGCACATTAaactatatatactttttattaattttttgattttagTAAAagcaatttcaaaattatttttattacaatTTTGATATTGATTTTATACCATACTTAATGTGGATTAACAATAgcagaaataaaataatatgatcaatatatttttttccaaagcTCTTCCCTAAAAATTCCTAAAGAAAACCAAGCTTTCTCCCAATAATACTACCTAAGGTCGTGTCCAAAAATGTCGTAAAAATGGTGAGACTGTATGTACCACACTCCCAACTCTCTATGGAGGGTTCCATAAAAGTTTCGCAAAAAATTCATTTGGAAGCcatatcatcaaaatatttatgggctaaaacacacgaaaaactgagaaaatcgcCTAATTCTTATAAATTGGCCTTAAATGTCTAAAgttcactaaaaaaaataatgtaacaaTACATACTGCTCCCCCAACTCCCTACGAAGGGTTTCATAAAGGTTTCGCAGAAAATTCATTCGAAAGTcgtatcaccaaaatattcatgggttaacacacgaaaaattaagaaatcgCCCAATTCTTGTAAATTGATCCTTAAATGTCGAAAGATCACTCTAAAAATGGTGAGATTGTACGTACTACTCCCCCACGTCCCTACGGAGGGTTCCATAAAGGTTTCGTAAAAAAATTGTCCAGaagttatatcatcaaaatattcatgtgctaacacacacgaaaagtTGAGAAACTCACCGAATTCTTAGAATTTGGCCCCTAAATGTCCAAAAATCACCCTGAAAATTGTGAAACTCTATGTACCGAAAAAATGTCCCCACAGATTCTTTGCAAAAGGTATGACCAAACAAAACTCGAATCCaactttaaaattctaaatatttttttaaaaaaaaatcatgatgaAATGCCCACTTAATTTGATGGATTGTGGGTCGGATATAAttgaaaattcattcaaaataaattaatttaaactcATCTCAAATTATTACTAGTAAAATTGATTTTGAGaatttcattcaaatataactaggaataaacttaataattaaaaaagtggagaaatatatttgacacttttcccaaaataaaataaaatatagacgACACACACAAATCACAACAAAAGTTTTGCAACTCTCTTTGAACAAAaactcttctcttttcttcatcttctcattCGGGCGGCTGGCTAGGTATGTCTTCTTTTCATCAACTTTTTTCCATCTCTATGCCTTTTTTCTtcgaattttttaaaatctaatctGAGCTTTcgtttaaaattgtgtttagtGATTCGATAATTGTAATTTTCTAAAGATTTTAAGTTATTGGGTTTGTGATAGAGAGTTGTTTAGTTGTAAAATAGACTCACATAAATAGTGTTTGTTATGTGACTCACAGGAAACATTTTGGCATTTTCAATTGTTGCCACAATCGAGTTTTTACTTAGCTAGCTCttgaatttttgttttcatGGATTCACCGTCTGATTCGTAAGTTACTTTGAGCTCTTTGTCCATTTTTCTTTGGTATATCAGCTTGTTTAAATGCAATTTGATAAATAAGCTACTATAGTGTATTTCTTAAACTATATTTgctcggattctccaaaaatgttaCTGCACCCGTAtcgtgtcggatcctccaaacgtacactatttttggaggatccaacacgcacaacaacaacaacataagtGAAATCTCACAAAGTGTGGTCTGggaagggtagagtgtatgTAGTCGTTAGTCCTTATAACTACCTCGAATAGGTTATTTTCGAAAAACCCTTGGCCCAAGAAAATTGAAGTAGTAATAAAACGAAAAGAAGGTAGAGGGGGAGAAACATGTAACGAATAGCAAAGCAGTAACAACTATATGCAAGGAACGTAACAACTACAACAAGGTGTGATCACCTAAACAGTGTAAATTATAgatgaagagtctgagcaacatagttGTTATATAAACTTCGTATCTCTTGTGGTTTCTTTGTGAGTTGAATTTGAGTTTCTTTTTGTTGAAGGCAAGTTATAAGGAGGAGAAAAGGACCGGCATTTGAATATTTGGTTCCACTTATTTATGCACCGGCTCTTCCTCTCAGTAAGTTTTGATCCTATCCAATTCTTGCTTatttaattcaatatatatcattattttataGATTATCGTTTGTTTGTGAAATTTTGGATGGATATGCTATTTATGTTTTATACCTCATTGCATTTGATGTTTTTGGGTTTTCAGTTAGGATAGCACTGAGGCACAAGCCAGTTCTTAGGGATCGTTTGTTCTATGGTGTCTTGGCTGGTGCATTTGCTCATGGAACTTATTTAGTGTATCCTTTATCTCATCCATTAAACTATTGCTTATTCTTACCTGCACGCCCCACACCCCCTAAATTTTGTGTAAGTTTATGTTTTAATAGAAGCCTACGGTACACCAAATGAGTTCAAAGGTATCTTCTGCCATTTGCTCTGTCTAACTTTCCTCTTCCCAAATCATATTGTCAATGTCTTAACTATGTTTTTTACCTCCGACACTGCCACATAGATAtcaattttagtgtcaataggATCCATTTTGACCTACCAACTCAAAGTGAAACACAAAACAGACCTTTGTTTATTATAGCTTCAAGTGCGATGAAAAACATTTCATAGGTTGGTGGTGTATGATATTTACATGTTAATGCAAGCAAATTTTAGCAGAGAAAGTAGTACGGGGAAGTCTATAATCCTAAAAGAACTTTGCTTCCTCCTTTGAAGGAAATACTTCTCATGAGAAAATCTCTCGATCAGGCTATGTCAACCAAACACCATAAAATGATTAGATGAAGGAACAACTCTATAATACCAAATAGAACCTTTCACATACATATATCCGTGAACGAAGCGTCTAATAACCCCTTTGTACGATTATTCTAATTCCTTTGTATTTCTGTTATGgtagttattattataataagagGAGGTGAAGGAGGATAAATAACTAAGAGCAGTGGCAGGTGTGTTTCACTGTGTCCTGTCATAAAGTTGATTTTCAACgtttaagttattgaaaaagaAACATTTGTAAACAATGATAAAATATGCTTTGTGCTTAGTATCTAAGATGTTTATTCTAATTTCATGTTGTCCATCAATTGCAAGTATTCCTAGCACAACGAGTTCATTGCTGTTGTTGCATCGATCTGAATGCTGACACCTAAAAACTTTCTTTTGGCATGTCTGGATACTTATATCTAATACTATTACAGTGGTTATTTTAAAACAGTTTTCGCATTTAGTATCTAAATATGATGGTTGCAAAGcaatttaaatttgtttagtCCTGATAGTTAAGGAGGGATGCATGCTTCTGACTGTAAAATTTGTCATTAACCATGATGTGATCAGTTTAATGAACATACTGGAGAATGCTATTAATTTGCGTATGTAAAAGCAATAGTTACTCTAGTCTGAGAAGCAAAAAAAAGGTGCACAAGGGTTGAGGATAATGATGTTCTCAGATTtcatttctctcatttttttagGATAACGAAGTTGTATCAGAGGAAGTAGAACTTTTGGTCCTTTCTTTTATAGATAGATATCTTAGAAATGTTTGGTACATCATCTTCTTATACTAGACCTTTGGCTATTCAAATCCTATAATTCTTGTTATGAGGTTTTCCGTGTACCTATCATTTACAAAGTCTCTCATGCAAAATCTAATCAAATGCTGTCATACGGTGTTCAGACAGATTTATGCTGCAAATAAGCTTTTAGTTGTAGTATGAAGATTACATACTCTTAACTGTCAACCATCTCATAGCTTTCATAATCCTCTTGAATTCCTTTCGGTAAAGCTGAATGGTACTCATGTTCAGGACATCTCTTGAACTTAAAAAGTGAGCACCAGGAACTCCTAGCAAATACTTGTGTAGACTCAGAGCTGTTTACTGTATGTAGCTGCTGCACTTTTGCATACCagaacatgcaagtcatttcTACACAGAGAACTAAGCTGTAAAGACTCTGCTATAAAGATAGTGTGGAGATCTTTTTGTTTTGCAAAGGAtccaaatatataattttgccTGCAGATTGAGCTTTATGCATAAGTTTGCTGTGGGACTCGTGAAACAACAGCTATTTGAGATTTATTTGGTTGTTATTAGGTATTCTTTTATCAACTCTTACCATAGATAATGAGAACCACATTTTTTTATGCTTTGAATGcagagttttgagaaagtaggC
This region includes:
- the LOC125877870 gene encoding uncharacterized protein LOC125877870, producing the protein MDSPSDSQVIRRRKGPAFEYLVPLIYAPALPLIRIALRHKPVLRDRLFYGVLAGAFAHGTYLVTDLYDAESK
- the LOC125876432 gene encoding CBL-interacting serine/threonine-protein kinase 6, which produces MAPEEKCGALKGKYELGRLLGHGTFAKVYHARNVQNGKNVAMKVVGKEKVIKVGMMDQIKREISVMKMVKNPNIVELHEVMASKTKIYFAMEFVRGGELFAKIAKGKLREDVARGYFQQLISAIDFCHSRGVFHRDLKPENLLLDEEGNLKVTDFGLSAFTEHLRQDGLLHTTCGTPAYVAPEVIGKKGYDGSKADIWSCGVILYVLLAGFLPFQEENIMAMYKKIYRGDFKCPPWFSSEARRLITKMLDPNPNSRITTSKIMDSSWFKKSIPRTLRNKDEEEFAFASDKACKEVETMNAFHIISLSEGFDLSPLFEENKRNEKEHMRFATTRSASSVISKLEEVAKTSNFSVKKSDSCVRLQGQVIGRKGKLGIAADIFAVTNSFLVVEVNKASGDTLEYNQFCSKELRPALKDIVWTSSTHT